The Agromyces sp. G08B096 DNA window CCCGCGGCGCCGCCCGCCAGCACGCGCTCGAGCACGGCAGGGTCGATGCCGACGCCGTCGTCCTCCACGCTGATGTCGGCGAACGCGCCCTGGTCTTCGGCGGTGATGGTGATGCGTCCGCCGCCTTCCTTCGCCTCGAGGCCGTGGCGCACCGCGTTCTCGACGAGCGGCTGGATCGAGAGGAAGGGCACGACCGTCGACAGCACCTCGGGCGCGATCTGCAGCGTGACGAGGAGCCGGTCGCCGAAGCGTGCGCGCTCGAGCCGCAGGTAGCTGTCGATCGAGCGCAGCTCCTCCGCGACGGTGGTGAAGTCGCCGTGCCTGCGGAAGGAGTACCTGGTGAAGTCGGCGAACTCGAGCACCAGCTCGCGCGCCGTCGCCGGGTCGGTGTTGATGAACGATGCGATGGCGTTCAGCGAGTTGTAGATGAAGTGGGGGCTGATCTGGGCACGGAGCGCGCGCACCTCCGCCTCGGCCAGCGCGGCGCGCGAGGCGTCGAGCTCGCCGAGCTCGACCTGGGCCGCCACCCAGTCGGCGACCTCGCCGGTGGCGCGCGCGAGCCCGGCGCGCACGGTCGGCTCGAACGCGACCACCGCGCCGACGGCCCGGCGCCCCACGAGCACGGGGGCGGCCGCGGCATCCGTCTCGGTGCTGCCGACCCGGATGCCCCGCTGCACCTGCGGCTTGCCGCTCGCCGCGACCTGTGCGGCGAGGGCGGCGGCCGTCGGGCGCAGCGCCTCGTCGCCGTCGACGGCGACCTCGCCCGACAGGTCGGCGAGCGCGAGGGTCTCCGCGCCGAGCAGGGCGCGCAGGTGCCGGGTCGCGCGTGCGGCATCCTGTTCGCCCAGCCCGCCGCGCAGGTGCGCCGCCGCGCGAGAGGCGAGATGCAGGGTGCGGTACGTCGCGCGCTCCTCGTCGGTGCCGAGGTCGCGGGAGGCGAGCACCATGCGGCGCAGCAGCACGATCACGCCCACGGCGAGGGCGCCCGCGGCGACGCCGGCGACGGCGGCGAGCAGCATCGACTCGGGCATGCGTCCACGGTAGCCGTCGTTCGTCGTCGCCCGCCCGCCGTTCGTCGCAGCATCGGCGCCGTTCACCGACGACGAGCGGCGGAGGGGCCCGGCCGGCCGGCGCCCTCGGCACGATGGGCACACCGCGAGCGGATGATGACCGCGGAACGCGGCGGGGCTCCCGCCCCGCCGGAACCCCCCTCGAAGGAGAGACGCCATGGGCAACGACGCCCTGAGCGCGGACCGGGCGACGCTGGAACACGTCGACTACCGCGCGGTGCAAGCATCACCTGAATTCCAGAAGCTGCGGCGCACCCATCGCAGCTTCGTGTTCCCCGTCCTCGGCGCCTGCCTGGTCTGGTACCTGGCCTACGTGCTGCTCGCCGTGTATGCGCACGACTTCATGTCGACCCGCGTGTTCGGCAGCGTGAACGTCGCGATGCTGCTCGGCCTCGCCCAGGTCGTCACGACGTTCGCCGTCACCATGTGGTACGTGAGCTTCGCGAACCGCAAGCTCGACCCCGACGCCGAGCGCATCAGGACCGAGATCGAAGACGGCGCCTTCCGCGAGGCCGGCGCCGGCGACGCCGAGGGGGTCGCCCGATGAGCGTGCACCTCGAAGCCGCCACCACCGCCCCCGGCGAACCGTGGCTCAACATCGCCATCTTCGGCGCGTTCGTGGCGATCACCATGGTGATCGTCTTCCGCGCGAGCCGGAACAACAAGACCGCCGCCGACTACTACGCGGCCGGGCGCTCGTTCACCGGCGGGCAGAACGGCTCGGCCATCGCCGGCGACTACCTGTCGGCGGCGTCCTTCCTCGGCATCGTCGGCGCCATCGCGATGACCGGGTACGACGGGTTCCTCTACTCGATCGGCTTCCTCGTCGCCTGGCTCGTGGCGCTGCTGCTCGTCGCCGAGCTCCTGCGCAACACCGGCCGGTTCACCATGGCCGACGTGCTGAGCTTCCGGCTCAAGCAGCGGCCAGTCCGCATCGCCGCGGCGACCACCACGCTCGTCGTCTGCTTCTTCTACCTGCTCGCGCAGATGGCGGGCGCGGGCGGCCTCGTGTCGCTGCTGCTCGGCGTGAGCGACGGGCTCGGCCAGTCGCTGGTCATCACCGTCGTCGGCGCGCTGATGATCCTCTACGTGCTCGTCGGCGGCATGAAGGGCACCAC harbors:
- a CDS encoding DUF485 domain-containing protein encodes the protein MGNDALSADRATLEHVDYRAVQASPEFQKLRRTHRSFVFPVLGACLVWYLAYVLLAVYAHDFMSTRVFGSVNVAMLLGLAQVVTTFAVTMWYVSFANRKLDPDAERIRTEIEDGAFREAGAGDAEGVAR
- a CDS encoding histidine kinase, which produces MPESMLLAAVAGVAAGALAVGVIVLLRRMVLASRDLGTDEERATYRTLHLASRAAAHLRGGLGEQDAARATRHLRALLGAETLALADLSGEVAVDGDEALRPTAAALAAQVAASGKPQVQRGIRVGSTETDAAAAPVLVGRRAVGAVVAFEPTVRAGLARATGEVADWVAAQVELGELDASRAALAEAEVRALRAQISPHFIYNSLNAIASFINTDPATARELVLEFADFTRYSFRRHGDFTTVAEELRSIDSYLRLERARFGDRLLVTLQIAPEVLSTVVPFLSIQPLVENAVRHGLEAKEGGGRITITAEDQGAFADISVEDDGVGIDPAVLERVLAGGAAGEHVGLRNVDARLRQVYGDEHGLVVETNLGAGTLVRMRVPKSQPGRDPDGRIER